A genome region from Alteripontixanthobacter maritimus includes the following:
- a CDS encoding serine hydrolase domain-containing protein → MDKDLVRSAVDSFVGSLNLAGKPGVSMALAQGGKVITKACGGMLHPEHGGAITDQTPFRIGSTSKQFTAAAALLLERDGLLDLDASIRDQIPELPKLLSKVRLRHMLSCTSGMHDELDMWLFANGLSFMPQREGFAQAFARDTFNFPAGSHFCYNNTGFALASLAMERATGLGFDDILREYLFGPAGLRATSLVARDDDLPAHCARTALPSPTGFTLARFPAEITGEGGLISTPSDLLRWNRWLQNIDQRQIYARMSSATPLKGGGSSAYGLGLIKASFRGVTRVHHPGGVIGGSAQLVSYPDADCTIAVASNNGAIAAPDLADRLAEQLGILPPAPLPAESGPTGQFYDDAMGRGFSLNPGELDLHVQRLPLYKQGDATVAADSAGMGRLAFECDGQEVWLHEHGQTRRLDPIAGDAAMELPASPFCYRNTRLSFEGRQLLVEGGSGSVRYDLRPMGQDTYAAVPTLPVPLLATVKAESEGLRVSTLRNWNMRCDGAC, encoded by the coding sequence ATGGACAAAGATCTGGTACGCAGTGCCGTGGACTCATTCGTCGGCAGCCTTAACCTTGCTGGAAAGCCAGGTGTTTCCATGGCCTTGGCACAGGGCGGAAAGGTGATCACCAAGGCGTGCGGCGGCATGCTTCACCCCGAACATGGCGGTGCCATAACCGACCAAACCCCATTTCGGATCGGCTCGACAAGCAAGCAATTCACGGCGGCTGCGGCGCTACTGCTGGAGCGTGATGGACTTCTAGACCTCGATGCATCGATCCGTGACCAAATACCCGAACTGCCCAAACTGCTATCGAAAGTTCGTTTAAGGCATATGCTGAGTTGCACGTCCGGAATGCACGACGAACTCGATATGTGGCTATTCGCAAACGGCCTTTCGTTCATGCCGCAGCGTGAAGGATTCGCGCAGGCATTCGCGCGCGACACGTTCAATTTCCCAGCGGGTTCGCATTTCTGCTACAACAATACCGGGTTTGCGCTGGCCTCTCTGGCGATGGAACGCGCGACTGGTTTGGGCTTCGATGACATTCTGCGTGAGTATCTTTTCGGACCCGCCGGATTGCGAGCTACAAGCCTGGTGGCCCGAGATGATGACCTTCCAGCGCATTGCGCGCGCACCGCACTGCCATCGCCCACCGGCTTTACGCTCGCTCGTTTTCCAGCAGAAATCACGGGCGAAGGTGGGCTCATCTCGACGCCCTCCGATCTGCTGCGCTGGAACCGATGGCTGCAGAATATCGATCAGAGGCAGATATATGCACGTATGAGTTCTGCCACCCCATTAAAAGGTGGCGGATCGAGTGCCTACGGCCTTGGACTGATCAAGGCTTCGTTCCGCGGCGTTACGCGGGTCCACCATCCGGGCGGGGTGATCGGCGGCTCTGCCCAGTTGGTGTCTTACCCCGATGCCGATTGCACCATAGCCGTGGCGAGCAACAACGGCGCGATCGCCGCTCCGGACCTGGCCGATCGGTTGGCCGAGCAGCTGGGCATTCTCCCGCCTGCGCCGTTGCCTGCCGAAAGCGGGCCGACCGGCCAATTTTACGATGATGCAATGGGGCGGGGTTTCTCGCTCAATCCAGGCGAGCTCGATCTGCACGTACAGCGCCTGCCGCTATATAAGCAGGGCGATGCCACAGTCGCTGCCGACAGCGCAGGCATGGGCCGTCTCGCCTTCGAATGTGATGGCCAGGAGGTCTGGCTGCACGAACATGGCCAGACCAGGCGGCTCGATCCGATTGCGGGCGATGCAGCTATGGAGTTGCCAGCTTCGCCATTTTGTTACCGCAACACCAGACTTTCATTCGAAGGCAGGCAACTGCTTGTGGAGGGCGGTAGCGGTTCTGTACGGTATGATTTGCGGCCGATGGGCCAAGACACCTACGCTGCAGTTCCGACCCTGCCAGTTCCGCTTCTTGCGACCGTAAAAGCCGAGAGCGAAGGATTGCGCGTGTCCACCCTGCGCAACTGGAACATGCGCTGCGATGGTGCGTGCTGA
- a CDS encoding DUF1643 domain-containing protein translates to MITKADAILSDCENYRFFLERSWDDDLPKLPACMLNPSTGDADEDDPTIRRLTHFAKRWGYGGLAIVNLYPLRASEPSVMWASDKRSHDDNDQWLDAIIVVAKNSGNKLLIAWGNDGAWEGEADQFIQRVKKCSKTVELVTLGKTGHSNPRHPMARGRGRVADDQNMEAW, encoded by the coding sequence ATGATTACCAAAGCCGATGCCATTTTAAGCGACTGCGAAAACTACCGCTTCTTCCTTGAGCGCTCATGGGACGACGACCTGCCCAAGCTACCCGCCTGCATGCTTAATCCAAGCACTGGCGATGCTGATGAAGATGATCCAACCATCCGCCGCCTGACTCACTTCGCGAAACGATGGGGCTATGGCGGACTTGCTATCGTTAATCTTTATCCTCTTCGTGCGTCGGAGCCGAGTGTGATGTGGGCGAGCGACAAACGGTCGCATGACGACAATGACCAATGGCTTGATGCCATTATCGTCGTTGCCAAGAACAGTGGCAACAAGCTGCTCATCGCTTGGGGCAACGATGGTGCGTGGGAAGGCGAAGCCGACCAGTTCATCCAGAGGGTGAAAAAGTGTTCGAAAACAGTCGAACTGGTGACGCTTGGTAAAACGGGACACAGTAATCCTCGCCATCCGATGGCACGCGGTCGGGGTCGAGTTGCTGACGATCAAAATATGGAAGCGTGGTAA
- a CDS encoding recombinase family protein, with amino-acid sequence MVVGYGRVSSAGQSLEIQHEALAQIGCEKIFSEKMSGRSASNRIELTNAIDFVRDGDTLIVTRLDRLARSVADLHQVIEKLSAKGVGFRCLNQSGVDTDTSTGKLMLAVLGAVAQFENDIRRERQMEGIAKAKAEGRYKGRPATIDPEEIKAMRERGLGASQIAREMNIGRASVYRALAA; translated from the coding sequence ATGGTGGTGGGATACGGAAGGGTAAGTTCAGCAGGACAATCGCTGGAGATCCAGCATGAGGCACTGGCCCAAATCGGGTGCGAGAAGATCTTCAGCGAGAAAATGAGCGGACGGTCAGCCAGTAATCGGATCGAACTGACGAATGCCATCGACTTCGTCCGTGATGGCGACACGTTGATAGTAACACGGTTAGATCGATTGGCACGCAGTGTCGCCGATCTTCACCAGGTCATCGAGAAGCTATCGGCCAAAGGGGTTGGCTTTCGATGTTTGAACCAATCTGGCGTCGATACCGATACCAGCACGGGCAAGTTGATGTTGGCGGTGCTTGGTGCTGTTGCCCAGTTTGAAAACGACATCCGCCGCGAACGTCAAATGGAAGGGATCGCGAAGGCGAAGGCAGAGGGACGCTACAAAGGTCGGCCAGCCACTATCGATCCCGAAGAGATCAAAGCCATGCGTGAAAGGGGTCTGGGAGCCAGTCAGATTGCCCGTGAGATGAACATTGGTCGTGCCAGCGTGTATCGAGCATTGGCTGCGTAA
- a CDS encoding BREX-1 system adenine-specific DNA-methyltransferase PglX, giving the protein MTDTTLFTAGALFNLDYLEEGITRSSPWQDTDPAELRAALAAIMDGFPHGTSPNEATTESDLVWPVLEALGWADYLTQQNLSDRGRVDVPDGLLFIDADAKAKANTHAEEWKRYEFGAAVVESKRWGRALDRAEGRRGADRDTPSTQLLRYLRRIDDLTSGALRWGILTNGARWRIYYSGARSTIDEYLELDLSRIMGLDGDLLDAGITDEDRDHWLRVFATLFSRSAFERAAPDAPNFLERARKDAAFYEERVAKSLSDLVFDRLYPDLGKAVARAAPDDASLDDIRQATLILLYRLLFILYAEDRGLLPVRDPRFDDYALRVARLDVGRRKDDGDTFSSVARQIWARFSSLSEMIDKGDPSVGLPPYNGGLFSASQPLLNDIRLGDDVMAEALDILSFEQRDGRRRYINYRDLTVQQLGSIYERLLEFELVRGDDGELDIRPNIFARKNSGSYYTPDELVLLILDETLEPLVTDAHRAFADALGRLKPGDSEDYKLARLQQADPAKAITRLRVCDPAMGSGHFLVSLVDRLTNLALDAVAEAAALAMQELGLEYESPVSEEVRRIRGTISANAESAGWAVSEEQLDDPQLVKRMVLKRCVYGADKNPMAVELAKVSLWLHTFTVGAPLSFIDHHLAAGDSLFGLWVRDAIDKAGKGGELFLHEPLANAQRQAAAMQTIEALTDAEIGEAHRSAEMWRDVEAQTGALDGFVSFIHALDWLDLKGDDKPLVAQWLDGQFGDPLNIARGRLSPEEGKARAEDVERFAEIWTEARALIEEERFLNWQITFPGVWTNWASAELEGGFDAVVGNPPWDRIKLQQVEWFAARRPEIARAQRASDRKKMIGALKVAEDPLHGDYLKADRRAADTLRIARRKPKDGGHYPLLGRGDINLYSLFVERAHRLVKPGGMVGLLTPSGIASDLSASVFFRQVATGGHIKALYDFENRRTRHKLEPFFPDVDSRFKFIAMIGSPGRTFDATQCGFFLQSVEERANPDQAFPITAEDFARVNPNTGTAPIFRTRRDMELTTAIYARVPVLVDKSTDEPVAAWLVKYRRMFDMTNDSHLFRTRAELEGAEGAWPIGGNCWQSEAGEWVPLYEGKMVQAFDHRAASVITNSENANRPNQPVNTTLDEHQDPAWLATPNSWVLADEVKPRALWHIGMKHVTSSTNMRAMIAAIVPDSGAGNSLPIMKIEGAAEQSALFIANLNTVSFDFVLRQKVQGNNLNWYIVEQLPVIPPAAYTRTQDCRRDRAGGGAGADLYRARHGPLRPRYGPCGCRWGSAAALRMGRGPAAGPARQARCAVFHPLRHIRSRPARS; this is encoded by the coding sequence GTGACCGATACCACTCTCTTCACCGCTGGCGCGCTTTTCAATCTGGATTATCTGGAAGAGGGCATAACCCGCAGCAGTCCGTGGCAGGACACTGATCCCGCCGAACTGCGCGCGGCGCTCGCTGCAATCATGGATGGCTTCCCGCACGGCACCAGCCCCAATGAGGCGACGACGGAATCCGATCTGGTCTGGCCCGTGCTGGAGGCGCTTGGCTGGGCGGATTATCTCACCCAGCAGAACCTTTCCGACAGAGGCCGGGTGGATGTGCCCGATGGCCTGCTGTTCATCGATGCCGATGCGAAGGCAAAGGCCAACACCCATGCCGAAGAATGGAAACGCTACGAATTCGGCGCGGCAGTGGTCGAAAGCAAGCGCTGGGGCCGCGCGCTGGACCGGGCAGAGGGCCGCCGGGGCGCAGACCGCGACACCCCTTCGACGCAGCTGCTGCGCTATCTGAGGCGAATTGATGACCTGACAAGCGGGGCCTTGCGCTGGGGCATTCTGACCAATGGCGCGCGCTGGCGCATTTACTATTCGGGCGCGCGTTCCACCATCGACGAATATCTGGAACTGGACCTGTCCCGCATCATGGGGCTGGACGGGGATTTGCTGGATGCAGGGATTACCGATGAGGACCGCGACCACTGGCTGCGCGTCTTCGCCACTCTATTCAGCCGTTCCGCATTTGAACGCGCGGCACCCGATGCGCCCAATTTCCTGGAACGCGCCCGCAAGGATGCCGCATTTTACGAAGAGCGCGTGGCCAAGAGCCTGTCCGACCTCGTGTTTGATCGGCTTTATCCCGATCTGGGCAAGGCGGTCGCTAGGGCCGCGCCGGATGATGCCTCGCTGGACGACATCAGGCAGGCCACGCTCATCCTGCTCTATCGCCTGCTGTTCATCCTCTATGCCGAGGATCGCGGCCTGTTGCCTGTGCGCGACCCACGCTTCGACGATTACGCCCTGCGCGTGGCGCGGCTGGATGTCGGCAGGCGCAAGGATGACGGCGACACATTTTCCAGCGTGGCGCGGCAGATCTGGGCGCGGTTCTCCAGCCTGTCGGAGATGATCGACAAGGGTGACCCGTCGGTTGGCCTGCCGCCGTATAATGGCGGGCTGTTCAGCGCGTCCCAGCCGCTGCTGAACGATATTCGTTTGGGCGATGACGTGATGGCAGAAGCGCTGGACATCCTGTCCTTCGAACAGCGAGACGGCCGGCGGCGCTATATCAACTACCGCGATCTGACCGTGCAGCAACTGGGTTCGATCTACGAACGGTTGCTGGAATTCGAGCTGGTGCGCGGCGATGACGGCGAACTGGACATCCGCCCGAACATCTTCGCCCGCAAGAACAGCGGCAGCTATTACACGCCCGACGAGCTGGTGCTGCTGATCCTAGATGAAACGCTGGAGCCGCTGGTTACCGACGCGCACCGCGCCTTTGCCGATGCACTGGGCAGGCTGAAGCCCGGCGACAGCGAAGATTACAAGCTGGCGCGCCTGCAACAGGCGGACCCGGCAAAGGCCATCACGCGGCTGCGGGTATGCGATCCGGCAATGGGATCCGGCCATTTCCTGGTCAGCCTGGTCGACAGGCTGACCAATCTGGCGCTGGATGCGGTGGCAGAGGCGGCGGCGCTGGCGATGCAGGAACTGGGGCTGGAATATGAAAGCCCGGTGTCGGAGGAAGTGCGCAGGATACGCGGCACCATCAGCGCCAATGCAGAAAGCGCGGGCTGGGCGGTAAGCGAGGAACAGCTGGACGATCCCCAGCTGGTCAAACGCATGGTGCTGAAACGCTGCGTCTATGGCGCGGACAAGAACCCGATGGCGGTGGAACTGGCCAAGGTTTCGCTATGGCTGCACACCTTCACCGTGGGCGCGCCGCTCAGCTTCATCGATCACCATTTGGCGGCCGGCGACAGCCTGTTCGGCCTGTGGGTGCGCGATGCCATCGACAAGGCCGGTAAAGGCGGCGAACTGTTCCTGCACGAACCGCTGGCCAATGCGCAGCGGCAGGCGGCGGCGATGCAGACCATCGAAGCGCTGACGGATGCGGAAATTGGCGAGGCCCATCGCAGCGCGGAAATGTGGCGCGATGTGGAAGCGCAAACTGGCGCGCTGGACGGCTTTGTCAGCTTCATCCATGCGCTCGACTGGCTGGACCTGAAGGGCGATGACAAGCCGCTGGTGGCACAGTGGCTGGACGGGCAGTTTGGCGACCCCCTGAACATCGCCCGCGGCCGGCTGTCCCCCGAAGAAGGCAAGGCGCGCGCAGAGGATGTGGAACGCTTCGCAGAAATATGGACAGAGGCCCGCGCGCTGATCGAGGAAGAGCGGTTCCTGAACTGGCAGATCACTTTTCCCGGCGTGTGGACCAACTGGGCCAGCGCCGAACTGGAGGGCGGGTTTGACGCCGTGGTGGGCAATCCCCCGTGGGACCGGATCAAGCTGCAACAGGTCGAATGGTTCGCCGCGCGTCGGCCGGAAATCGCCAGAGCGCAACGCGCATCCGACCGTAAGAAAATGATCGGCGCGCTGAAGGTCGCCGAAGACCCGCTGCATGGCGATTACCTGAAGGCTGACAGGCGCGCGGCAGACACGCTGCGGATCGCCCGGCGCAAACCCAAGGATGGCGGGCATTATCCGCTGCTGGGGCGGGGCGACATCAATCTTTACAGCCTGTTCGTGGAACGCGCGCACCGGCTGGTAAAGCCCGGCGGCATGGTGGGCCTGCTAACTCCCAGCGGGATCGCCAGCGACCTGTCCGCCAGCGTGTTCTTCCGGCAGGTGGCGACCGGCGGGCATATCAAAGCGCTGTATGATTTTGAGAACCGGCGCACTCGCCACAAGCTAGAACCGTTCTTCCCAGACGTGGACAGCCGGTTCAAATTCATCGCCATGATCGGCAGTCCCGGACGGACATTCGATGCTACGCAGTGCGGGTTCTTCCTGCAATCGGTGGAGGAGCGCGCAAACCCCGATCAGGCGTTCCCGATTACGGCGGAGGACTTCGCCCGCGTCAATCCCAACACCGGCACCGCGCCGATCTTCCGCACCCGCCGGGATATGGAACTGACGACGGCCATCTACGCCCGCGTGCCGGTATTGGTGGACAAGTCCACTGATGAGCCAGTGGCGGCTTGGCTCGTAAAATATCGTCGTATGTTCGACATGACGAACGACAGTCACCTGTTTCGGACCCGTGCGGAGCTTGAAGGCGCAGAAGGTGCATGGCCCATCGGAGGCAATTGCTGGCAATCTGAGGCTGGCGAATGGGTCCCGTTGTATGAAGGCAAGATGGTGCAGGCCTTCGATCACCGAGCGGCAAGTGTCATTACCAATTCTGAAAATGCCAACCGACCAAATCAGCCCGTCAATACGACGCTCGATGAACACCAAGATCCTGCTTGGCTAGCAACGCCAAACTCATGGGTGCTAGCAGATGAAGTGAAGCCAAGGGCGCTATGGCACATCGGAATGAAGCATGTGACTTCATCTACCAATATGCGCGCCATGATTGCGGCAATCGTGCCAGACTCGGGTGCGGGTAACTCGCTTCCGATCATGAAGATCGAAGGAGCCGCTGAGCAGTCGGCCTTATTCATCGCAAATCTCAATACGGTGTCCTTTGATTTCGTGCTGCGGCAAAAGGTACAAGGCAATAACCTCAACTGGTACATAGTCGAACAACTCCCCGTCATCCCGCCAGCTGCCTACACTCGGACCCAAGACTGCCGCCGAGATCGTGCAGGAGGCGGTGCTGGAGCTGACCTATACCGCGCACGACATGGCCCCCTTCGCCCGCGATATGGGCCATGTGGATGCAGATGGGGAAGTGCTGCCGCCCTTCGCATGGGACGAGGACCGGCGGCTGGCCCTGCGCGCCAAGCTCGATGCGCTGTATTTCATCCTCTACGGCATATTCGATCCCGACCTGCCCGATCATGA
- a CDS encoding alpha-hydroxy acid oxidase — MLDKAYNIDDLRRLAKRRLPRAMFDYIDGGAEDEATMHANRRDFASVSLVPHQLVDVSEVDLSTEAFGAKLSIPFMISPTGMSAMFHPDAESAVAAAAAKAGTLYSLSTMGSTSIEDVAARSCGPKAFQIYAFRDRDLTSEFIERARKAKYDALILTVDVPVAGNRERDLRNGMTLPPALGLMGVLDVLRHWRWALDYARAPRMTLANVAHRIDEANADISTLSGYITKQFSPAMTWADARSIADEWGGPFAIKGILHPDDARAALDSGASAVIVSNHGGRQLDGAISSIAALPAIANAVGSQGEVFLDGGIRRGSDIVKAFALGAKGCFVGRPYLYGLGAAGGHGVDKALEILTTETRRVLALTGRSSIKEIDGSELADHRD, encoded by the coding sequence ATGCTCGACAAAGCGTACAATATCGACGATCTGCGGCGCCTGGCAAAGCGGCGTCTGCCGCGGGCGATGTTCGACTATATCGATGGTGGCGCCGAAGACGAAGCCACGATGCACGCGAACCGCAGGGACTTCGCTTCAGTGTCGCTCGTGCCGCACCAACTCGTGGACGTGTCCGAGGTCGATCTCTCGACCGAGGCTTTCGGGGCCAAGCTTTCCATACCTTTCATGATATCACCTACCGGCATGTCGGCGATGTTTCATCCCGATGCCGAATCCGCCGTAGCGGCGGCCGCGGCGAAGGCGGGCACGCTTTATTCGCTTTCCACGATGGGATCGACCAGTATCGAAGATGTTGCCGCCCGCTCCTGCGGGCCGAAGGCGTTCCAAATCTATGCCTTTCGCGACCGCGATCTGACGTCGGAGTTTATCGAGCGCGCTCGCAAAGCAAAATACGATGCGCTCATCCTGACCGTAGACGTACCCGTCGCGGGCAATCGCGAACGCGACCTGCGCAATGGAATGACATTGCCGCCTGCGCTTGGCCTGATGGGCGTTTTAGACGTATTGCGACACTGGCGCTGGGCACTCGATTATGCGCGTGCGCCGCGCATGACGCTGGCCAACGTCGCCCACCGTATCGACGAGGCTAATGCAGATATATCTACCCTGAGCGGATACATCACCAAACAGTTCAGCCCGGCGATGACATGGGCGGATGCTCGCTCGATAGCCGACGAATGGGGCGGACCGTTCGCGATAAAGGGGATATTGCATCCCGACGATGCGCGTGCAGCGCTGGACAGCGGGGCGAGCGCCGTCATCGTGAGCAATCACGGCGGGCGGCAGCTGGATGGCGCGATTTCGTCGATTGCAGCGCTCCCCGCGATTGCTAATGCCGTCGGCTCGCAAGGCGAGGTCTTTCTCGATGGCGGCATCCGCCGTGGTAGCGATATCGTGAAAGCATTCGCGCTTGGGGCCAAGGGTTGCTTTGTTGGGCGGCCCTATCTCTACGGGCTGGGCGCGGCCGGCGGGCACGGTGTGGACAAGGCCTTAGAAATCCTCACCACCGAAACACGCCGGGTGCTGGCGTTGACCGGACGCTCTTCAATCAAGGAGATCGACGGTTCGGAGTTGGCGGACCACCGCGACTGA
- a CDS encoding MFS transporter codes for MLAFIDKQIISLLVEPLQTSLDISDTKIGVLQGLAFSLFAAVAALPLGRLVDRTNRVRMLIVCMLIWSSMTVLCGFAQNFNQLFAFRVGVGIGEAAIMPLIYSLLADFFPREKRATAMLVFYLTVVVCASLSVSLGGLALGALASGAIIFPPPLADFEDWRAAFIIVGVPGPVAALLIGLTLREPQRHDLVLRDGSGLSVKQVVAYLFENKMLFGPLVFGSAAALAVGNAINSWHPTIMIREFGWPASQAGIRYGLAAAICAGIAVPIAIVFEKRLRARNAGLVASILPAGAALSLVVVLALPWLAGANIALIAGAAQLFGLFWIVALSPVLIQEIAPNEMRGQILALATLISTILQGFSPVVTGLFSDLFFDGERALSYSVTATALPILVVAILLYLPMQARFARKVGS; via the coding sequence CTGCTGGCCTTCATCGACAAGCAGATCATCTCGCTGCTGGTCGAACCGCTGCAAACTTCTCTCGATATTTCCGACACGAAGATAGGCGTCCTTCAGGGTCTTGCCTTCTCCCTCTTTGCCGCAGTGGCAGCCCTGCCGCTCGGTAGGCTGGTCGATCGGACCAATCGGGTGCGGATGCTGATTGTCTGCATGCTCATCTGGTCGTCGATGACCGTGCTGTGCGGCTTCGCGCAGAATTTCAACCAGTTGTTCGCTTTTCGGGTGGGGGTCGGCATTGGAGAGGCGGCGATCATGCCGCTCATCTATTCCCTCCTGGCCGATTTCTTCCCGCGCGAGAAGCGGGCAACCGCCATGCTGGTGTTCTACCTGACGGTGGTTGTCTGTGCGAGCCTCTCGGTCAGCCTTGGCGGCCTTGCGCTCGGCGCACTTGCATCAGGCGCGATCATCTTTCCGCCCCCCCTAGCTGATTTTGAGGATTGGCGCGCAGCCTTCATCATCGTCGGCGTGCCCGGGCCGGTTGCTGCCCTGCTGATCGGCCTGACTTTGCGCGAGCCCCAACGGCACGATCTGGTGTTACGGGATGGTTCGGGCCTTAGCGTCAAGCAAGTCGTGGCGTACCTTTTCGAGAACAAGATGCTGTTCGGGCCGCTGGTATTCGGTTCGGCCGCCGCGCTTGCGGTCGGCAATGCGATCAACAGCTGGCACCCCACAATCATGATCCGCGAGTTCGGCTGGCCAGCATCGCAGGCCGGAATTCGCTATGGCCTTGCCGCAGCGATTTGCGCCGGCATCGCTGTGCCAATCGCGATCGTTTTCGAAAAGCGGCTGCGCGCCCGCAATGCTGGACTGGTCGCGTCAATCCTGCCCGCAGGTGCTGCGCTTTCGCTGGTCGTTGTCCTTGCCCTGCCATGGCTTGCCGGTGCGAATATCGCGTTGATTGCGGGCGCAGCCCAGCTGTTCGGACTGTTTTGGATCGTCGCCCTAAGCCCTGTTCTCATTCAGGAAATTGCACCGAACGAAATGCGCGGTCAGATCCTGGCCCTTGCAACCTTGATATCAACGATCCTTCAAGGATTTAGTCCGGTCGTGACAGGTCTTTTTTCCGATCTGTTCTTCGACGGAGAACGCGCTTTGAGCTACTCCGTCACTGCTACCGCGCTACCGATCCTTGTCGTGGCAATTCTTCTCTATCTGCCGATGCAAGCGCGTTTTGCGCGGAAGGTCGGCAGCTGA
- a CDS encoding phage integrase central domain-containing protein produces the protein MEAQGNYETAKKTRSFASRVFRFAVATGRAKSDPATLLKRGANYSQRKTLCCYPGACETSRAAPGHRCLHW, from the coding sequence TTGGAAGCCCAGGGGAATTACGAAACCGCCAAAAAGACCCGAAGCTTCGCGAGCCGTGTGTTTCGGTTTGCGGTGGCGACGGGCCGCGCCAAGTCTGACCCGGCAACCCTACTCAAAAGGGGCGCTAATTACTCCCAACGCAAAACACTATGCTGCTATCCTGGAGCCTGCGAAACTAGCCGAGCTGCTCCGGGCCATCGATGCTTACACTGGTAG
- a CDS encoding cysteine peptidase family C39 domain-containing protein translates to MKTIKQKEENDCGVACVAMLANASYDEARHAVYKMGRSKLTKTKDLHEALIKLGRKPLSARRKPFGKKALSDLDTDALVFAELKDGDNSKHWMVWDTKAKTLRDPYHTKYEHRLRGYVSVE, encoded by the coding sequence ATGAAGACGATAAAACAGAAAGAAGAGAATGACTGCGGAGTAGCGTGTGTAGCTATGCTGGCGAATGCATCTTATGATGAAGCTCGCCATGCAGTCTATAAAATGGGGCGGTCAAAACTGACAAAAACCAAAGACCTTCACGAAGCCTTGATCAAGCTCGGACGCAAACCCTTGAGCGCGCGCCGCAAGCCCTTCGGGAAGAAGGCTTTGAGTGATCTCGATACTGATGCCTTGGTCTTCGCCGAATTAAAGGATGGCGATAACTCAAAACACTGGATGGTATGGGATACGAAGGCGAAGACGTTACGCGATCCCTACCATACGAAATATGAGCATCGCCTGAGAGGCTATGTGTCAGTCGAATAA
- a CDS encoding Arm DNA-binding domain-containing protein, with protein sequence MPLNDAEILGSKPKAKPFRWADAKGLFVEILPSGSKLWRFKYRFTAKEKTLALGAYPENWQMRANDSFVWIAEE encoded by the coding sequence ATGCCGCTCAACGACGCTGAAATTCTTGGATCTAAGCCGAAGGCCAAGCCGTTTAGATGGGCCGATGCCAAAGGACTTTTTGTCGAAATCCTTCCCAGCGGCTCCAAACTATGGCGATTTAAGTATCGCTTCACAGCTAAGGAAAAGACATTGGCGCTGGGGGCGTATCCCGAAAATTGGCAGATGCGCGCAAACGATAGCTTTGTGTGGATTGCAGAAGAATAG